The Callospermophilus lateralis isolate mCalLat2 chromosome 3, mCalLat2.hap1, whole genome shotgun sequence genome has a segment encoding these proteins:
- the LOC143394721 gene encoding olfactory receptor 4F15-like: protein MYETNYTAVCEFVFLGLSTYGPIQHFFLAFSTVLYLIIVLGNILVVITVTLDAHLHSPMYLLLGNLSFIDLCLSTLTVPKMISDLYSGHNTISFQGCVIQIFVLHVLGGSEMVLLVAMALDRYVAICKPLHYLTIMSPRMCHLLLSGAWIIGIIHSLSQLAFVVHLPFCGPNEIDSFYCDFPQFIKLACSDTYSMEFMVTANSGFISIGTFFLLIISYILILFTVWKRPSGGLSKALSTLSAHISVVVLFFGPCIFVYMWPFPTVSVDKFLAILDFLITPILNPAIYTMRNKDMKLAMRKLISPLLGLPKISK from the coding sequence ATGTATGAAACAAATTATACTGCCGTATGTGAATTTGTGTTTCTAGGACTTTCTACATATGGACCGATTCAGCATTTCTTCCTCGCCTTCTCTACAGTGTTGTACCTCATCATTGTGCTGGGAAACATCCTCGTTGTGATTACAGTGACCTTAGATGCTCATTTACATTCCCCCATGTACCTCCTTTTAGGAAACctctcatttattgatttatgtcTTTCTACCTTAACGGTTCCCAAGATGATTTCTGACCTCTACTCTGGACACAATACCATATCATTCCAGGGGTGTGTCATCCAGATTTTTGTCCTTCATGTCCTTGGTGGATCTGAGATGGTGCTCCTGGTAGCTATGGCCTTGGACAGAtatgtggccatctgcaagcCCCTCCACTACCTGACCATCATGAGCCCACGGATGTGCCATTTGCTTCTGTCTGGTGCTTGGATTATTGGTATCATTCATTCATTGTCCCAGTTAGCCTTTGTTGTCCATTTGCCTTTCTGTGGTCCTAATGAGATAGATAGCTTTTACTGTGATTTTCCTCAATTTATCAAACTGGCCTGCTCAGACACCTACAGCATGGAGTTCATGGTGACTGCCAACAGTGGGTTCATTTCCATAGGCACCTTCTTCTTGCTGATTATCTCCTATATCCTCATCCTGTTCACTGTATGGAAACGCCCTTCAGGTGGTTTGTCCAAGGCTCTCTCCACCCTTTCAGCTCACATCTCTgtggtggttttgttttttggaccatgcatctttgtttatatgtggccaTTTCCCACAGTGTCAGTGGATAAATTTCTTGCCATTCTGGACTTTCTGATCACCCCCATCCTGAATCCTGCCATTTACACAATGAGGAACAAAGACATGAAGCTGGCAATGAGGAAACTGATTAGTCCGCTCCTGGGTCTGCCGAAAATCTCCAAATAA